The Sulfurospirillum diekertiae genomic sequence GTTCCACCGTATGCCATGCCAATGACAAAAAAGAAAAGAAAGGAAGAGGCAGAGAGTGCGGCGAGCGCTTCGGTAGAAATAAGCCCAGCATAGTAGGTATCGACGATGTTGTAGAGCGTGTTAAAAAGCATGCCAAGGCTTGCGGGAATAGAGAGTTGGCGCAAAAGTAATGGAATAGGGTTGTGGGTAAGTGATGTCGAATCCATGCAAGCTCTTTTTGATTTTATGATAACTTCTTCACGCTTTAAAAGAGCTCTTTTTTTAAACTCATTTTTGATAACAGCTTTGAGACAAAGCTTATCCGTTTATGGTGGCATGATGGTACTAAAGCCCTCTTTTTTTAAGGAAGAATCTTTCTCGGTTTTGTAGAAAAGATACTCATTAATTACTCATTTTTTTTCGTTAAGCTTCATTCATAAAAATAAAAATTACACAATAAATGTAACTTTTATTTAAGATTTGTACGTTTTTCATCTCAAAATTGTTCAATCTAAGGAGAACACAATGACAAAGAAAATGGATAGAAGATCGTTTTTAAGAGCAAGTGGTGGTATTGCTGCGGTAGCGACAGTTAACGCAAATGCAATTCCTTTAGTAGGGGATTCACTGTTCAATGATAAGGCTGAAGGGATCAGTGCTTCGCATTACGGTGCTTTCAAAACAGGGGTACGCAATTCTCGTTTTGAACAAGCGATTCCTCTTGAGGGAGACCATTATCCTTCAACCATGATCGATGCATTACCTGCTCGAACTTATGCGCAGGATCGTATTTTATACCCATGTGTTCGTGAAGGGTATCTCAAAAATGGTTACAAAAGCGACAAAAGTAAACGAGGGTCTGACAAATACGTTCGTGTATCATGGGAGACCGCATATGATTTAGTCGCCAATGAGATGAAACGTATTTATAAAGATTTTGGACATGATGCCATTTACGGTGGAAGTTACGGATGGTTTTGTGTTGGAAGCCTCAATAACCCACAAGCACTTCTTGGAAGAATGCTTGGTGTTGCAGGAGGATATACCTCACGCACATGTACTTATTCAACCCATGCAATTCGCCAAATTACCCCTTATATTACAGGTACCGATGAGTCAAGTGCGCAACCAACGGTTTATCCTGTATTGATTGAAAATACAGAATGCATCGTTTTTTGGGGCGCTGATCTTGTCAACTCCAACCAAATTGCGTGGGGTGTTCCTGATCATGAAGTGTATGGTTACTTGAAACAACTCAAAGAAGAAGCTAAAAAACGTGGTTTGAAATTTTATATTATTGATCCAGTGTATAACAATACCGGTATGTATTTTGATGCAGAACATATTCAAGTGCGTCCAACCACTGATGTTGCCTTGATGCTTGGTATGGCGCATTACCTTTACAGTGAAAACCTTTACAGCAAAGATTTTATGCACAAATATACGATTGGATTTGATGAATTCAAAAAATACCTTTTGGGTGAATCTGAAGATATGGTCGCTAAAACGCCTGAGTGGGCAGCCAAAATTTGTGGTGTTGATGCCAATATAATCAAAATGCTTGCGAAAGAGTTTGTGAGTAAACGTACGATGCTGATGGGTGGATGGGCAACACAAAGAGCACATCATGGCGAGCAACCTAACTGGATGTTGATTACGCTTGCAAGTATGATCGGACAAATCGGTCTTCCTGGTGGAGGTTATGCATGTAATTATCACTACTCTGGAAATGGTGTCCCTATGCCAGCCGCTGCTACGGGTAATACACTGAGTAATGCAGATGCCAATGCCAAAGAGTACGCAAGTGCCTCTCCGGGACTTTCAGGCATTAGTGTTAAATCCAAAATGGATGGTCCATGGAAACAACGTAAAATGGAAGTCATACCCGTATCACGTATCGTTGAGTGCTTAGAAAATCCAGGGGCAGACTATAATTTTGACGGTAAATCTTACAAATATCCTGATCTCAAAATGGCATATTGGGCTGGTGGAAATCCATTCCATCATCATCAAGATCGTAACCGTATGATTGAAGCGTGGCAAAAATTAGACACCTTTGTTGTACAAGATGCTTTCTGGACAGCAACGGCCCGAATGGCAGATATTGTGCTTCCAACGACGTTAACAACGGAGCGTAACGATATTACAAAATCACAATCCAATGCCTATATTTTTGCGATGAAGCAAGCTTCAAAACCGTATGGTGAAGCGATGGATGATTTTGATATTTTTGTCAATATCTTAAGACGATTTACCGCTGAACAAGTGTTGGCGTTTACAGAGGGAAAAACGAAAATGGAATGGGTAAAGTCCTTCTACAATGCCTCGTATGCAAAAGCCAAAAAATCGGGTGTGGTTATGCCGACATTTGATGAGTTTTGGGAGAAAGGGTTTGTCTATTTTGAAACTCCAGAAAGTGCGAAAAAATTTATCAAGATGGAAGGCTTTAGAAAAAATCCTGTGATTAATCGTTTGGGAACACCTTCGGGCAAAATTGAGATTTTCTCTAAAAAAATTGCGGGCTACAACTATAAAGGGTGCAAAGGTCATCCAATGTGGTTTGAGCCAATGGAGTGGTTAGGAAGTAAAGTAGCCAAAGAGTTCCCACTCAACCTTATCTCTCCACATCCTAAATACCGCCTTCACTCACAGCTTAACAACACATGGCTCAGAGATTTAGAAGAAGTCCAAGGGCGTGAACCCATCTGGATTAATACGAAAGATGCGCAAAAACGCGGTATTCAAAATGGTGATGTGGTTCGTATCTTTAACAAACGTGGACAAGTTCTAGGGGGTGCAGTGGTCACCGAAGCGATTATGGAAGGTGCAGTGAGAATGCAAGAGGGTGCGTGGTATGACCCACAAGTGCCTGGTAAAATTGGTTCGTTGTGTGTGCATGGCGATGTCAATGTGCTTACTCCCGATGTTGGCACTTCCGAATTGGCACAAGGAAATCAAGCAACTGCTTTGGTAGAGATCGAAAAATTCAAAGGGGAGCTTCCAGAGATTGGAATCTTTAAAGCCCCAAAAATCAAAGGTATTTAATGCGTATAGTGAAATTTATAGCGCCATTGTGTGCTGCAACAATGATGTTTGCGGCTGGAGATGCATTTTTAAACAAAAATGCATCACTGTATACAGACGCAAGTGAAGGATCAGCTCTAGGTGAGCTGATCGTCTCTTCTCCTGTTAAAGAACTATCCAAAAGCGGTGATTTTACAGAAGTTGAGTTTGTTGGCTTTATGCCAGAAGGTAGTACCATTGCCTATGAAAAGACAGGTATTTTAATGGTGGGATTTGAGGCAAAAAATGCCTCTGCGTATAAAATTCTTGGACAGAAAAAAGATGAATACGATACCGTGTGGCTTAATGTCTCCGTCAAAGGTTTTGTCAAAAGCGATGCCCTTGGAAGTGATAAGGCTAAAATCTTGGCAAATGGCAAAGCCCTTTTTCAAGGCAAATGTGGCGCATGTCATCCTATTCATGCGGAAGATGAGTTTGAACCCAATGTTTGGCCAAGTATCATAGACGCCATGGGTGTTCAAGCCGGTCTTTCAAAAGCTGAGAAATTCAGCATTGAAAAGTACCTTCAAAATTTTCAAAAATAACACTTCGTATGCTTCGTCAGTCCCCTCTGGCGAAGCGTTTTTTTCACTCATAGTGTCAAAAGATAAAATTGGCTAAAATCTTTACATGTAAAGTCATTTAAAAGGAGCGTGAATGGAACTTTGGTTGGAAAAACTCAAATCTTTACGATTACTTTATGCGGAAGATGAAGAGGGAATTCGCAAACCTATGGCCAATACACTCTCATATTATCTTAAAGAGGTCCTTGAAGCACGTAATGGTGAAGAGGGGCTGGATATGTACTATGAACAGCGCCCCGATATCATTTTAACCGATCTTAGAATGCCCAAAAAAGATGGGCTTTATATGGTCAAAGAGATCAGAAAAAACGACAAAACAACGCCTATTTTGATGATTACGGCACATACGGATAAAGAATATTTACTCAGTGCGATTGAGCTTAAGATCGAAAAATACCTGATTAAACCGATTGCTCTTGATGAACTTTTGGGAGGGCTAAAACTCTGTGTTAACGAGATAGAACTCGGTCGTTCCATTTTCCTTGAGTGTAAAAATTGTCAGTTTGACTTAAAAAATAAACGCATTATCCACACGGATGGTAGTGAAGTTGAACTCACGCATAAAGAGTCTGATTTTTTAGAGCTATTGTTACGTAAAAAAGGGATGGTCGTTAGCTACGAAGAGATAGAGATGAATGTCTGGAAAGAGGAGTATATGAGCATTGCGGCTCTTCGGACACTGGTTAAGTCGCTGCGTAAAAAAACTTCCGAATAGTTTTATTAAAAATTACTCTCAATCAGGATACAGTTTTGAGGTTTAGCCTCCTTTTATGTCTCCTTATTCACCTGCTATGGGGTGCTGAACTTGGCATAGAAAAAGAACAGTACTCTGAAGACACACGTGTAAAGCATGTTTTGCAGGGACGTGACCCAAGATCACATATCAAAGTTTTTTTGCCTTCAATGTCTTATAACTATGTCTCACGTTTGGTCAATGAAGGGTTGGTAAGGCTTGCAGAAAATGATGCAGGATGGGAATATGCGCTAGCCGTGAAGAGTACAAAACTCTCACCACTTCTGTATGAATTTGAGTTACGTCAAGGTGTACGCTTTCAAGATGGAACACCTTTTGATGCCGATTCGGTTATCCACAATTTTAGTTATTTCTTAAAAGAACCCTTCAACTATACCAATATTCACCACGCGTTAAAAAGCATTGAAAAAGTCTCACGGTATAAAATTCGTCTGCATCTCTCTGAGCCGTATGGGATGCTTTATCGTGATCTTGCACGTATTTATATCTACTCAGAGGCGTACCTCAAAACATTTGGGTGGGCAGGAGCGGAAACGGGAGCCAATATTAAAGCCTCAGGACCGTATGGATTAGGACCATATATCTTAGTGGAAGGGATGATTACGGGGCGCAAACAGACGCCCAAAGCGGTGCTTAAAGCCAATCCTTATTATTGGCAGAGGGAGTACCCTTCGATTGAAACAATCACATTTTATACGGAGCTTGCAACATCTGAAGCCCTTAATTTAGCACTGTTTAAAGATGGTGGGCTTGATTTTATGCAAATTCCCTTTAATAAAAAAATTGAAACCATGCTCTCGCCGTATGCTAAACTTGTCTCCATGCCTTCAACGCATAATTTTACAATCTATTTTAATCTTCTCAAACATACGTCACCCATTGCCCGTAAAGAGGTGCGCCAAGCTCTAAACTGTGCTTTGAATCAACAAAGCTTGCTTGATTTTACCTATAAAAAAGAGGGTAGGCTTAATCCTGCAGCATTAAGTAAAACACAGTGCCCTTTAGATACAGCAACACTCAAGCGCCTTTTAAAAGGGCTTGAGTTGCATGTTGCCACACAAGATTCGCTTCTTTTTTTATGGAAAGGAATTGAGTATCAACTCTCTATGTATGGCGTAAAGCTTCACTATACGATTACGACCAGTGAAAAAGAGATTTATGATTTGATGCAAAAAAATCATAAACATGTGCAGTCATGGGATATTTTGATTCAAAATACACAGGATTGGTATGGTAGGCATCCTTGGCCTGTGTTTATTCGTTATCAAGAAGGTAATCCATGGAGTTTTGTCCATCATGATGCCTTGATGAAGAGTTATATTGAAGAATTTTTTACTTTAGAACAAGACGACCCCCGCTTTAAAATAGTGTGCAAAAAGATTCAAGATCGCGCGAAAGAGGAGGCCTATATGTTGTTTGTTCCTATTCCAAATGCCGTATTTGCTATGAATAAAGAGCTGGTATTTGAGCCCCTTGGCATTGGTATGCAGCCCTTTTGGAAAGCTAAAATTACGGATCAACACTGGTCGATTCGTGGTGATAACCCGTATCCTAAAGAGCTTCGAACCCCCATCTTTCCAAAGCGATTACCATGAAAAAGATCCAGATAAAATATAAACTGTTTCTATTGTTTAGCGTTTCATTTATTGGAATGCTAATCCTCGCGGAGCGCTCGTTTAAACTTTCACAAGAAAACATCAGTAATGCCACGACCATTTTTGAAAACTCACAAAGTACCCAGCATTTGCAAGAGAACTACATTGAGCCGATTAACGCTTTACGTGAAATGAGCCTTTCCTTAGTCATGTCGCCGAATGAGGATTATCGTAAGACGATTGAGGCCGATATTATGAAACAGCGTGAGAATCTTGAAGCAAACTTTCTTAAGCTTGATTCCAAGACGTATGATTTTTGGGAAGCCTACGCAAGCAGTGTTGAAAAAACCTGTACTTATATTGCCGCACGCTTTGAAGAGGGTGCATTTGTGCACGTTAATTCCATTGAGCGCGATCACTACTACGCCCTTTTAAATCGTCTTAAAGCCCTTCAGCATGATGCCGTAAATCAAGCAGAACACAATTTTGCGGACATTCAAACCAGTGCGCAGGCTTTGAAATATGAATTAGCCATACTGATTCTTGCTCTTTCAAGTTTAGTCTTTACTGTAGGATATTTGCTCTCCAACCATATTGTCTCTTCTATTTTGAAGTTGCAAGAGGGGCTTAAAGATTTTTTTGGTTATTTGGAGACTAAAAATATCCTACCTAAACCGATTGAATTGAACAGTAGAGATGAACTTGATGATATGTCAAAACTGCTCAATCGTAACATTGCTCAAGCATCTGCAAATATTGAGCAAGACATTATTTTTGTCGAAGATGCGATTAATGTGGTCAATGACCTTAAAATGGGAAAACTCTCCTCACGTCTGCATGCGACAGCACAGGCTCAAGAATTGCGACTGCTCAAAGATGTCGTCAATGCCATGATCGATAATTTGGAATCTAAGATTAATGAAGAGATTTTCAAACGCAGTGAACAAGAAAAACTGCTCATTCAACAAAGTAAGCTTGCCAGTATGGGTGAGATGATTGGTAATATCGCCCATCAATGGAGGCAACCCCTTGGGGAGCTGAGTGCCCTTTTGATTAACCTTCAAGTGAAGCATGAATTCAATGATCTGGATGATGCCTATATGCTCGCATCTATTCAGCAGTGTGTTAAAATAAACTCGTTTATGTCTGGCACCATCAGTGATTTTCAAAACTTTTTCAAACCTTCCAAAGAGAAAGAAGTCTTTGAAATCAGTGAAGCATGTGAGCGTGCCATTTCTATTTTACAAGCTTCATTGAAGTACCATGGCATCGAATTTTCATTTGATATTTCAGAAAAAATGGAGGTGCTTGGCTACCCCAATGAGTTTGCCCAAGCGCTTCTTAATATTCTCTCCAACGCTAAAGATGTTCTCAGTGAGCGTGAGATTAACAATCCTTTTATTCGGCTCTATCTCAAGAAGGGATACAAATACATTTTGATTGTGATTGAAGATAATGGTGGAGGAATTGCAAACGAGCATATGGATCGTATTTTTGAGCCTTACTTTACCACCAAATATGCAAAACAAGGTACAGGTATTGGGCTTTATATGACCAAGATGATTATTGAAAATAATATGGGTGGAGTTATCAATGTCAAAAATACAGAATCAGGAGCTCTTTTTACCATTAAATTACCCAGTGTTATGGATGTAGACACTGTTGCCTTAGCCTAAAACAAAGTTTACATGTAAGGAAAATCCTTACATGTAAAAAGGGTTACGCCTTAATATTTTTTTCTGCAATCATTGCATCAAGGGTGACAAAAAGTGTTTTACTCTCATTTTCAATCTCTTTAAAGTAGTTGATAATTTGCGTTTTTTTCATCTAAGAGATTAGAAGAGGTAGTATGAATCAATTTAGCGACTTCGAGAACATGGTTGTGGAAGTTCTGATGTGGCTTATAAAGCTCTTTAAAGCTTTTAGTTTCTCCAAAAATCTTCTCGCCATCATGATGATACCACTCGCCAAGACTGCATGTCTCATGGTTTTGAAATACGACATCTTTATCATTGACATAAACGGCACTGTAGGCATTAGATTTAAAGATAGCATGGTTCATCTTTGCCAAGGTAATGAAGATCGTTTGTTGAATGGTATTGATATTGATCGAAGTGGTATTGGAGTGAGAAATAAGGCTATTGAAAGTCGCACTTAATTTATCAAGTGTTTTAGTGGAAGCATCGGCATCGCTTTTCATGGCTTCAGCATTGGTCTCAAGACCCGATGTCTCTTGTTGGAGCATCTTAATGGATACTGCAATTTCAGCCGTTGCCTTTTGTGTTGTTTCAGCCAGTTTACGAACTTCATCCGCAACGACGGCAAAACCACGACCATGTTCTCCTGCACGAGCTGCTTCAATGGCGGCATTGAGCGCTAATAAATTGGTTTTATCAGCAATATCATTGATCATGTCAACCACATTACTAATGTCTCTAGTTCGTTGCGCTAAGACACCAATACTCTGTTCATTTTGATTTACAAATTCGACCAACGAGGTGATTTTAGCAATCGTATCACGTAGATTTTGGTAACTGCCCTTGGTCTCATCTGCGTAGATTTCACCATCGTGTGCAATTGCTTTAAGACGCTCTACAATGGTGGATAAATTGGATTGTACGGTAGAAAAGTCATGCGATCCACTGCTGATTTGCGCAAGTTCAGCGTTGAGAGTATTTCGTGCAATAAATTCATGAGTTTGCTGCATAGCACGAACGGATTGATTGACCATATTGGTCTGTTCCCTAAATTCGCCATGCATTCCTTTTTGTAAAATTTTACGGCTAAAATCTTCTTTAGATGCTGCTAAAATGGTAGATTTTATCTCTTTTGTAACCAGTTCGAAGTTATCTAAAAGGGAGTTCATATTGGAGCAGAGAAGTTTGAGTTCTCCCCCATCATTGACATTAACAATACGTCCATGCAAATTACCGTGTTCGCTTTCTTTGACAATATCGGCAAGGGCATGAATGGTCTTTTGCACTTTACGAATATTGATAAACATAAACCAACCCAATGCAAAATTACAGAAATTGATAATTTGAATCCAATGGAAGCCATTAATGGTAACTTCTAAACAGAATGCAATAAAAAAAATAACCAGCGAAATAAGGTTGGCATCTTGAATTTTGGCTAGAGAAGATCTATTCATAAGAGAGGATGAAGGCATCATAACTGACCTTTAACTGAGATAGGGTAGTGTCTAAAAGTGCGCTAGAAGCTTGCACACCACCTGTTTGTTCTGCATCAAGCATTTTTTTTATACAGAGGAATAATCACTTCAAGCCCTTTTGGACTTGGTGCACGGCGCACGGAATGATAACCAATGATTTGATTTGTTTTAGTATCGGTAACGGGAGTAATGTACGCATGAACCCAATAGTAATAATTATTCTTCGTACGATTTTTGACGTACGCAAAAACTTCATTTCCAGCTTGCACACGATCCCATAAAAGTTTGAAAATAGCTTTAGGCATATCAGGATGGCGCAAGATATTGTGTGGCATGCCAATAAGTTCTTGTTCTTTATAACCAGAAATCTCAATAAAAAGATCGTTGGCATAGGTAATTCTGCCTTTTAGGTCAGTTTTAGAGACAATAAAAAGGTTTTCGTCAAAGTGAAGTTCTTCACCTTTTTGGGTAATAGACACGGCAGTAACTCCTCTAAATCCAATTAAAATTAAAAAAACTAGTATAACCAAAAAAGAGATAACTCATCACCACCTAAATGATGAATATCTATTCACTTTTCAAAAGATTACCTTTAGTAACAAATGTAATTTTGATATTTTATTTGTCGGTTTTAAATGAAAAAACGGCTCCCAGACTGTGTTTATTTTGATTGAGAATCACATTGGTTTGCCAGATCATATTTCCCATAATACATGTAGGAAGCATTCCCTCTCCCTCAAAGATGCCTGTAGCAGTTTTCGTGAGATTAATGGTATGCAATCCCATATTCATATTGGTTGCAAAAAGTTTTATTTCAATCGTCGGAAGATCACTTGGTGTGGTTACTTTAAAGTGCAATGGCTTCATTAAAGGGATGCTTTTAGGTTCTATATCCAAACGAAGGAGTGATCCATCGCTCAGCGTTACGTCACAAGCACTTTTATGCAGATCGCATGCTGGATCGGCACTGACAAAATTCGTTTCTCCCACCCACCATTGGTAGACATCTTTGGCATCAATCAGAACATA encodes the following:
- a CDS encoding molybdopterin-dependent oxidoreductase yields the protein MTKKMDRRSFLRASGGIAAVATVNANAIPLVGDSLFNDKAEGISASHYGAFKTGVRNSRFEQAIPLEGDHYPSTMIDALPARTYAQDRILYPCVREGYLKNGYKSDKSKRGSDKYVRVSWETAYDLVANEMKRIYKDFGHDAIYGGSYGWFCVGSLNNPQALLGRMLGVAGGYTSRTCTYSTHAIRQITPYITGTDESSAQPTVYPVLIENTECIVFWGADLVNSNQIAWGVPDHEVYGYLKQLKEEAKKRGLKFYIIDPVYNNTGMYFDAEHIQVRPTTDVALMLGMAHYLYSENLYSKDFMHKYTIGFDEFKKYLLGESEDMVAKTPEWAAKICGVDANIIKMLAKEFVSKRTMLMGGWATQRAHHGEQPNWMLITLASMIGQIGLPGGGYACNYHYSGNGVPMPAAATGNTLSNADANAKEYASASPGLSGISVKSKMDGPWKQRKMEVIPVSRIVECLENPGADYNFDGKSYKYPDLKMAYWAGGNPFHHHQDRNRMIEAWQKLDTFVVQDAFWTATARMADIVLPTTLTTERNDITKSQSNAYIFAMKQASKPYGEAMDDFDIFVNILRRFTAEQVLAFTEGKTKMEWVKSFYNASYAKAKKSGVVMPTFDEFWEKGFVYFETPESAKKFIKMEGFRKNPVINRLGTPSGKIEIFSKKIAGYNYKGCKGHPMWFEPMEWLGSKVAKEFPLNLISPHPKYRLHSQLNNTWLRDLEEVQGREPIWINTKDAQKRGIQNGDVVRIFNKRGQVLGGAVVTEAIMEGAVRMQEGAWYDPQVPGKIGSLCVHGDVNVLTPDVGTSELAQGNQATALVEIEKFKGELPEIGIFKAPKIKGI
- a CDS encoding response regulator transcription factor translates to MELWLEKLKSLRLLYAEDEEGIRKPMANTLSYYLKEVLEARNGEEGLDMYYEQRPDIILTDLRMPKKDGLYMVKEIRKNDKTTPILMITAHTDKEYLLSAIELKIEKYLIKPIALDELLGGLKLCVNEIELGRSIFLECKNCQFDLKNKRIIHTDGSEVELTHKESDFLELLLRKKGMVVSYEEIEMNVWKEEYMSIAALRTLVKSLRKKTSE
- a CDS encoding ABC transporter substrate-binding protein; its protein translation is MRFSLLLCLLIHLLWGAELGIEKEQYSEDTRVKHVLQGRDPRSHIKVFLPSMSYNYVSRLVNEGLVRLAENDAGWEYALAVKSTKLSPLLYEFELRQGVRFQDGTPFDADSVIHNFSYFLKEPFNYTNIHHALKSIEKVSRYKIRLHLSEPYGMLYRDLARIYIYSEAYLKTFGWAGAETGANIKASGPYGLGPYILVEGMITGRKQTPKAVLKANPYYWQREYPSIETITFYTELATSEALNLALFKDGGLDFMQIPFNKKIETMLSPYAKLVSMPSTHNFTIYFNLLKHTSPIARKEVRQALNCALNQQSLLDFTYKKEGRLNPAALSKTQCPLDTATLKRLLKGLELHVATQDSLLFLWKGIEYQLSMYGVKLHYTITTSEKEIYDLMQKNHKHVQSWDILIQNTQDWYGRHPWPVFIRYQEGNPWSFVHHDALMKSYIEEFFTLEQDDPRFKIVCKKIQDRAKEEAYMLFVPIPNAVFAMNKELVFEPLGIGMQPFWKAKITDQHWSIRGDNPYPKELRTPIFPKRLP
- a CDS encoding sensor histidine kinase; translation: MKKIQIKYKLFLLFSVSFIGMLILAERSFKLSQENISNATTIFENSQSTQHLQENYIEPINALREMSLSLVMSPNEDYRKTIEADIMKQRENLEANFLKLDSKTYDFWEAYASSVEKTCTYIAARFEEGAFVHVNSIERDHYYALLNRLKALQHDAVNQAEHNFADIQTSAQALKYELAILILALSSLVFTVGYLLSNHIVSSILKLQEGLKDFFGYLETKNILPKPIELNSRDELDDMSKLLNRNIAQASANIEQDIIFVEDAINVVNDLKMGKLSSRLHATAQAQELRLLKDVVNAMIDNLESKINEEIFKRSEQEKLLIQQSKLASMGEMIGNIAHQWRQPLGELSALLINLQVKHEFNDLDDAYMLASIQQCVKINSFMSGTISDFQNFFKPSKEKEVFEISEACERAISILQASLKYHGIEFSFDISEKMEVLGYPNEFAQALLNILSNAKDVLSEREINNPFIRLYLKKGYKYILIVIEDNGGGIANEHMDRIFEPYFTTKYAKQGTGIGLYMTKMIIENNMGGVINVKNTESGALFTIKLPSVMDVDTVALA
- a CDS encoding CZB domain-containing protein — translated: MNHAIFKSNAYSAVYVNDKDVVFQNHETCSLGEWYHHDGEKIFGETKSFKELYKPHQNFHNHVLEVAKLIHTTSSNLLDEKNANYQLL